The sequence GGCGGTTCCCGTGCTGCTGTAGGAGTCCTTGATCCGCGCGCTGTTGGACTGGATCTGGCCGCCGTCGTCAATGAGCAGATGGGTGCTGGCGATCACCCGGTCGCCGCTCAGCAGCGAGCCGGCGCCGGACACCTCGATGCGACCGATGCGCGAAGCCGTGCTCGGCAGGCCCTGGTCAGCTTCGGCCGTCACGTTGCCGGTAACCGTCACCACGGCGCCGCGCTCTACCCGCAGCGCGCCATTGCCGTTTGCCGCCACCCGCATGGCGTCAGCCGTCACCGATGCTCCGGTACCGCTGGCCAGCAGTCTGCCGGCCGCGCCCTGCGCAGCGCCAATGCTCACAAGCTGTGCTTCCAGCGTGCCGCTGTTGCGCACCTCCACCGTGCCGCCGCCATTGCGGGCAGCACCGATGACAAGGTCGCGACCCACGCGCACGCTTCCCATGTCGACGTTGAGCGTGCCGGTACCGGCCTCACCGACCCGCAGCTCGTTGTCGTTGACCACCAGCACGCCACCGGTGTTTACGTTGACCACGCCCATGCCGGACGCTGCAGAGCCGATGATCATGCCGTACGACGTGCCTGCCAGCGGCGTCGGCAACGTTGTTTCCACGCGACCGCCGTTGCTGATGTCCAGCACGCCGGCACCCTCACGGCCCACCAGCAACTGGCGCGTGCTGAGCAACGAGCCGGTACCATCGACGGAGCCGATGCCAAAGCCGTCGGTGGCATGACCGAACGACGCAGTGCCACCTGCCACGGTTGCGGCAGCGCCGCCGGAAAGGCGCAGCTCACCCCGACCTGCCTCGGCGACGCGGACCGACGCACTGTTGACGGTCAGTTTCGAGGTGGCGCCGTCGAGGTGCAGCGTGCCGTCACCTCCGCTGTTCGTGCCAAGGGAGACAAGGTCGTTGGAGGTCAGCGTGCCGCCGTTGAGGGCCTCGATCAGCACTTTGCCGCTGGCCCCGATTCGGAAGCCGTCGGCGTAGACGCGGCCGTCTGTGACCGTTTCGTCGGAGTTGAAGTCATGCACCGCCGCGAATGCGGACGGCAACGATGCAGCCGACAGGCCCAACGCGACCAGCATGGCGGCACTGAGCTGTGAACGACGGCGGACGCTGCCGCTGGCCGTTGCGGAGGAGGAATGGGTGGAGGTGAGTTCGGATGCAACCTGCATCTGGCCCGTGGCGTGGTTGAACACCAGGCGATAAATCCTGTTCATGAAGCTCCATGGATGGCGACTCAGGGAAAACGCGCGATGGCGCGCCGCCCTGTCGCGAATGCAACGCGCTCGCAACAGGGGCTGCAACGATAGTTGGATGTCGCAGTCGAGCCCGTCGGTCGCATCTGACACGCTCGTGGGGATGCACCACCACTGCGTGTCAGTTTTCTCTGAAACATGTCGTTTCGCGGTACAGCTCACAGAACTGCCGCATCCTCCCCAAAAAAAACCCCGCTTTCGCGGGGCTTTTTCATCAGGTCAGCTGGCCGTGGCAGTGCTTGTACTTCTTGCCACTGCCGCAGGGGCATGGATCATTGCGGCCTACCTTGGGCTCGTCGCGCGAGACCTGGGCCACGCCGTTGCGCTGCGCTTCCACGTCCGCCGCTTCTTCGTCGGCGCCGTAGCCACCCATGTTCTGGTGCTGGAACTGCGACTGCAGCAGGCGGGCTTCGGCCTGCTGGCGTTCGGCCGCTTCCAGCGCCGCCACTTCTTCTTCGCTGCGGATGCGCACGCGCGCCAGCAGGGTCACCACTTCGCGCTTGACGTTCTCCAGCATTTCCGAGAACAGCTCGAAGGCTTCCTTCTTGTACTCCTGCTTGGGCTGCTTCTGCGCGTAACCGCGCAGGTAGATGCCCTGGCGCAGGTAGTCCATGCGGGCCAGGTGCTCCTTCCAGCTCTGGTCCAGCACGGTCAGCATGACGTGCTTTTCCAGCGCGCGCATGGTCTCTTCGCCGACGCCGGCTTCCTTCTGCTCGAAGTGCTCGTCCACGCGCGCCTGCACCTTGTTGGCGATCGCTTCGGCGTCGAGCTCTTCGTGCTGCTTGAGCAGGCCGGTGACGTCCATCTGCACGCCCAGGTCCGAGGCCAGGGTGGCTTCCAGGCCCGGCAGGTCCCACTGTTCGTCGATCGAGTTCGGCGGCACGAAGCGCGCCACGATGTCGAAGATCACGTCGCCACGGATGCCGTCGACGTTGTCCTTGACCGACTCGGCGTCCAGCAGTTCATCGCGCTGCGAATAGATCACCTTGCGCTGGTCGTTGTTGACGTCGTCGAAGTCCAGCAGGTTCTTGCGGATGTCGAAGTTGTGCGCTTCGACCTTGCGCTGCGCCTTTTCGATCTGGCGGCTGACCAGGCGGTCTTCGATGACGTCGTCTTCCTTCATGCCCATCATGCGCATCGCCTTCTGGACCCAGTCCGAGGCGAAGATGCGCATCAGGTTGTCTTCCAGCGACAGGTAGAAGCGCGAGGAACCCGGGTCGCCCTGGCGGCCGGAACGGCCACGCAGCTGGTTGTCGATACGGCGCGATTCGTGGCGCTCGGTGCCCACGATGTGCAGGCCGCCGGCGGCCTTGACCTGGTCGTGGCGGACCTGCCAGTCGGCCTTGACCTTGGCGCGCTGCTCGGCAGTGGCGTCTTCGCCCAGCGCGTGCAGCTCCGCTTCATGCGAACCGCCCAGCACGATGTCGGTACCGCGACCGGCCATGTTGGTGGCGATGGTCACGGCGCCGGGCATGCCGGCGTTGGCGATGATGGTCGCTTCGCGGTCGTGCTGCTTGGCGTTGAGCACTTCGTGGTGCACGCCGGCCTTGCGCAGGTGCTCGGACAGCATTTCCGAGGTTTCGATCGAGGTGGTGCCGACCAGCACGGGCTGGCCGCGCTTGTTGCACTCCTGGATGTCGGCCAGCACGGCGTTGAACTTGCCGTTGCGGTTGAGGAACACCTGGTCCGGCGAGTCCTTGCGGATGGTCGGGCGGTTGGTCGGGATGACCACCACTTCCAGGCCGTAGATGCTCTGGAATTCGTAGGCTTCGGTGTCGGCCGTACCGGTCATGCCGGACAGCTTCTTGTACATGCGGAACAGGTTCTGGAAGGTGATGCTGGCCAGGGTCTGGTTTTCGCGCTGGACCGGCACGCCTTCCTTCGCTTCCACCGCCTGGTGCAGGCCATCGGACCAGCGGCGGCCGGCCAGGGTACGGCCGGTGAATTCGTCCACGATCACCACTTCACCGTCGCGCACGATGTAATCGACGTCGCGCTGGTAGATGGCATGCGCGCGCAGCGCGGCATTGAGGTGGTGGACCACGGTCAGGTTCTGCGCCGCGTACAGGCCTTCGGTTTCCGCGCTGAGGATGCCGGCGTCGACCAGCAGCTGTTCGGCGTGCTCCATGCCCGCTTCGGACAGGTGCACCTGCTTGCCCTTCTCGTCGACCCAGAAGTCGCCCTCGCCTTCTTCGGCTTCCTGGCGGATCAGGCTGGGCACCACGCGGTTGACGCGGATGTACAGCTCCGGGGAATCGTCGGCCGGGCCGGAGATGATCAGCGGGGTACGCGCTTCGTCGATCAGGATCGAGTCGACTTCGTCGACGATGGCGTAGTGCAGGCCGCGCTGGTAACGGTCGGCGCGCGACAGCGCCATGTTGTCGCGCAGGTAGTCGAAGCCGAATTCGTTGTTGGTGCCGTAGGTGATGTCGCTGGCATAGGCTTCGCGCTTGTCGCTGTGCGGCATGCCCGGGTACACCACGCCGACGCTCATGCCGAGCCAGTTGTACAGCTTGCCCATCTGCGCGGAGTCGCGGCGGGCCAGGTAGTCGTTCACGGTGACCACGTGCACGCCCTTGCCTTCCAGCGCGTTCAGGTACACCGGCAGCGTGGCCACCAGGGTCTTGCCTTCACCGGTGCGCATTTCGGCGATCTTGCCCAGGTGCAGGACCATGCCGCCGATCAGCTGGACGTCGTAGTGGCGCATGCCGAGCACGCGGCGGCTGGCTTCGCGGCAGACCGCGAAGGCTTCCGGCAGCACCTTGTCCAGGGCTTCGCCGTCGGCAATGCGCTGCTTGAACTCCGGGGTCTTGGCCTTGAGCTGCTCGTCGGAGAGCTTTTCGATGTCCGGCTCCAACGCATTGATCTTGGCGACGATGCGGTTGAGCTGGCGCAGCTGGCGTTCGTTACGACTGCCGAAGACGCGGGTAAGCAGGCTGTTGATCATTGAAGGAACCGGTTGGAATGAGACGCCCCAACGGCGGCGCTCCCCCTGGGACCGCCCGCCGCAAACGAAACAGGGCGCATCGCGCCCTGTCTATGGCAACACCCATTGTAGCTTGGGACGAGGGCACTTGGTTTCAAGCGCCCGCGATCCGCCAGATGCAGCCCTCAGCCGCGGGAGACCCGCCCGACCGGGGTGTTGCCGCCGTCGCCCAGGAACTTGCGCGGGTTAACCACCTGGCCGCGTTCCCAGACCTCGAAGTGCACGTGGGCACCGGTGGAACGGCCCGTGGAACCGGCCTTGGCCACTTCCTGCCCGGCCCGGACCAGCTCGCCGGCCTTCACCACCAGGCGCGAATTGTGCGCGTAGCGGGTCACATAGCCGTTGCCATGGTCGACGTCGACCACGTTGCCATAGCCACCCTTCACGCCGGCGAAGCTGACCACCCCGTCGGCCACGGACATCACCGGGTCGCCGACCTTGGCATGGAAGTCGATGCCCTTGTGGTTGCCCCGACCGCGACCGAACGGGTCGGCACGACCGCCGAAGCTGGAGGTGATGTAGCTGTTGCGGATCGGCATGCGACCCGGCACGGCGTTCTGGTCCAGCTGATGGTCGAACATCAGCGACTCCATCACCGACAACTGGCGGCCTGAAGCAGCAAAGCGCTGCTCCAGCACCTGTAAGTCGGCATTGACGTCGCTGACCGGGATGTCCTGGGTCGGGCCGGGTTCGCCTTCACCGAGGCCGGGGGTCTCGTTGAAGTCGAACTCGCCGTCTTCCAGCTTGCCCATCTGGGTCAGGCGCTCGCCGAGCGCGTTGAGCCGGGTCGCCTGCGCCTGGAGCTCGCCCATCCGGGCGGCCAGCGCGTTGACCTGGGTCTGCGCGTCCTGCTGGGCCTTGGCCAGGTCGCGCTCCTGCTGGGCGACCTTGGCGTGGAGCCGGGAATCATTGAACATGCTGCCAGCCAGGCCGGCACCAAGGCCGATCACGCAGCCGAGGCCGAGCACGCTGCCCAGCAGGGCGCGGGGCCTGTCCTCGAAGTAGAAACGCAAACGCGCAAGCGGCGTCTTGGCCTGTCCTTCACGCGTTTTGATTACGATCTTTTTGAATGCCATCAGTGAGTTTTCATGTCTGAGCCGAAATCCAGTGCCCGTCCTGCAACAACGCCGAAACCGGCGCTGGATGCAGTCATGGATGGCAAAACCAGCAACCCGCTGCGTCGTGCGCTGTGGCTCGACACGCTGGACCGTCAGTTGCGCCCCCATCTGCCGCCTACCCTGGCCACCCGTTGCCGGCTGGCGAATGTAAACGGCGAACACCTCGTTTTTGTCGTCGACTCCGCTGTGTGGCATGCCAAGGTCCGGCTTGCCGAAGCACAGTTGATCGACGCGGCCCGGTCCATCGGGCTGAAGGTCACCAAGGTGACCGTCAAAACTGCGGCTGCCCCTCCTCCACGCTCCCCAGCGATCGACAACAGGAATGGCCCCCAGGCAGTTTCAGCCGCCACGCACAAAGGGCTACGCGACGCGTTGGCCTGTCTGAAGGACGTGGACTGATCCGCGACCCGCAGGCATCGGGGCGTCCCGCCCCTTCCCCGTCGTCGTCACAGTGATGTGAATCTGGCAGGGAGCCGGCGGTCACTGTAGCCGCGCTGGGTCGACCAGTCGTTATTCTTTTATTAAATAAACGTTAAAGTTGGTCGGAAACGGGATCGGGTTCACAAAAATGTGACCACGGTACGTAGACGGTTCATTGACATCAACATCACATCCGGGCGCGGCCCGGAATGCAGAACGGCGCCGTGGGCGCCGTTCGCTTTTCAACGTTTTCAATCACTTACGCGTAGGCAGGTACGCCGTACACCACCGGCACGTCGCTGCTCGGGGCCTCGTAGCTCACCCACTCCCAGGCGCTGGCATCGGCCAGCAGGGCGCGCACCAGCTTGTTGTTGAGCGCGTGGCCGGATTTGAAGCCTTCGTAGGCGCCAAGCACCTGGCCGCCGGCGAGGTAGAGGTCGCCGATCGCGTCGAGGATCTTGTGGCGCACGAACTCGTCGGCGTAACGCAGGCCGTCGTCGTTGAGCACGCGGAATTCGTCGAGCACGATGGCGTTGTCCATCGAACCGCCCAGGCCGAGGTTGCGCTCGCGCATGTACTCCAGGTCGCGCATGAAGCCGAAGGTGCGCGCGCGGGCGATTTCCTTGGTGTAGGCGGCCGTGGAGAACTCGATCTCGGCGCGCGACTGCTTGGCCGGGATCATCGGATGGTCGAACTGGATGGTGAAACCGAGCTTGTAGCCTTCATAGGGCTCGAAGCGGGCGACCTTGTCGCCGTCGGTCACTTCCACCGTCTTGAGAATGCGGATGAAGCGTTTCGGCGCGTCCTGTTCGGCGATGCCTGCCGACTGCAGCAGGAAAACGAACGGGCCGGAGGAACCGTCCATGATCGGCAGCTCGGCCGAGGACAGCTCCACGATGATGTTGTCCACGCCCAGGCCGGCCAGGGCCGACATCAGGTGTTCGACGGTCTGGATCTTGGCGTCGTTGCAGGTCAGCCCGGTGCACAGGGTCACTTCGGTGACCAGGTCGGCACGGGCCGGCACTTCCACCACCGGGTCCAGGTCCACGCGCCGGAACACGATGCCGTGATTGACCGGCGCCGGGCGCAGGGTCATGTAGACCTTGTCACCGCTGTGCAGGCCAACGCCAGTGGCGCGGATCGTGTTCTTGAGGGTGCGTTGGGGGATCATGGGGGCAACCGGGGGAAGCGCGCGGTCAGCGCGGCAGTGACAAACAAGAATAACACGCACTACCACCGCTCCTTTCTGAACCGGAGACGGCAGACTGCCGGGCCCATCCTGGCCCGGCAGCAAGGGACATGGAGGCGCTCACCGGGGAGGACAAGGCCCCGGCTGGCGATCCTCAGTCCGCCTGGCGGCGCAGGAACGCCGGGATGTCCAGGTAATCGTTGGGCAGTTCGGCCGTGGCCGGACCCGAGGACGCCGGTGCCGATGCGGCCACGGTGTCAGCGCTGGGACGACGCAGGCCCAGGCCCATGCCGCCGACAGCCTTGGACACCGCGTCGCCGCCGTTGTCGAAGTCGCCGAACTCCGGCTGGCCGGTGGTGGCGTTGCGGACCAGCTTGATCGGTGCGCGCTCGCCCGGGCGCTGGCTCTTGGCGGCCACGGCACGGTTCAGGCCGGTGGCGACCACGGTCACGCGGACCTCGTCCTGCATGTCCGGATCCAGCACGGTACCGACCACCACGGTGGCGTCTTCGGAGGCGAAGCCGTCGATGGTGCGGCCGATCTCGTCGAACTCGGCCATGGTGAAGTCGGCGCCGGCGGTGATATTGACCAGGATGCCGTTGGCACCGGCCAGGTTCACATCGTCCAGCAGCGGGTTCTGGATGGCGGCTTCGGCGGCGGCCTGGGCGCGGTCGTCGCCACGGGCGGTGCCGGTACCCATCATCGCCAGGCCCATTTCGGACATGACGGTGCGCACGTCGGCGAAGTCGACGTTGATCAGGCCCGGACGCACGATCAGGTCGGCGATGCCCTGCACGGCGCCCTGCAGCACGTCGTTGGCGGCACGGAAGGCCTGGATCATGGTGGCGTTGCGGCCAAGCACGGTGATCAGCTTTTCGTTCGGAATGGTGATCAGCGAGTCGCAGTGCTGGCTCAGCTCTTCGATGCCCTTCAGCGCGACCTGCATGCGGCGACGGCCTTCGAACGGGAACGGCTTGGTGACCACGGCCACGGTCAGGATGCCCATTTCCTTGGCCAGCTGTGCCACCACCGGTGCAGCGCCGGTACCGGTGCCACCGCCCATGCCGGCGGTGATGAACACCATGTCCGCGCCCTGCAGGGCGTCCATGATGCGCTCGCGGTCTTCCAGCGCGGCCTGGCGGCCGACTTCCGGATTCGCGCCTGCGCCCAGGCCCTTGGTGACGTTGGTACCGAGCTGCAGCTGCAGCTTGGCACCGCAATTCTTGATGGCCTGCGAGTCGGTGTTGGCAGTGATGAATTCCACGCCGTCCACGCTGGTGCTGACCATGTGCGCCACGGCGTTGCCGCCGCCGCCGCCCACGCCGATCACCTTGATCACCGCATTGGGTGCCATCTTCTCAATCAGTTCGAAATGCGCCATGTCCGTGTCCTCGTTGTATCCGCTTCTGGTAAGCATGGGCGCGTTGGCGTCCTGCCATTGCGCTGCATGTTGCCGTTGCGGCTGTGTGGGTTATGTATGTAGCGGTGTGGTGCGCCGGAATGTTTCCCGGTTTGAAGCACGCCGATGGTCAACCGGCGGTATCGCCCCGGGGCGTCAGAATTCGCCCCGGAACCATGTCTTGAGTTTGTTGAACATGCTGCCCGCGCGCCCGGTGGGCAGCGACGGACGGCGCGGGTGTTCGGTCTGGCTGCCCATCAGCAGCAGGCCCACGCCGGTGGCGTGCACGGGATTGCCGACCACTTCGCCCAGCCCGGTGACGTGCTGCGGAATGCCCACGCGGACCGGCATCTGCAGCATTTCCTCGGCCAGTTCGACCACGCCTTCCATCTTCGAGGCGCCACCGGTGAGCACCATGCCGGCGCGCACCAGTTCCTCGAAACCGGAACGGCGCAGTTCGGCCTGCACCATCTCGAAGATCTCTTCGTAACGGCCCTGCACCGCCTGGGCGAGCGCGTGGCGCGGCATCCGGCGCGGCGGACGATCGCCGACGCTGGGCACCTGGATGCTTTCCTCGGCGGTGGCCAGCTGGGCCAGGGCGCAGGCGTAGCGCACCTTGATCTGCTCGGCTTCCGGGGTCGGCGTGCGCAGCATGTGCGCGATGTCGTTGGTGACGTGGTCGCCGGCGATCGGCAGCGAGGCGGTGTGGCAGATCGCGCCCTGCACGAACACGGCCAGGTCGGTGGTGCCGGCGCCCATGTCGACCAGCACCACGCCCAGCTCGCGCTCGTCGGCGGTCAGCACCGCGACGCTGGAGGCCAGCGAGGACAGCACCAGGTCGTCCACCTGCAGCCCGCAGCGCTGCACGCACTTGCTGATGTTGGCCGCCGCCGACTGCGCGCACACCACCAGGTGGGCATGCACTTCCAGGCGCACGCCGGTCATGCCGACCGGGTTGCGGATGCCTTCCTGCGAGTCGTCCAGCACGTATTCGCGCGGGATCGCATGCAGGATCTTCTGGTCGGCCGGGATCGCCACCGCCTTGGCCGCATCCAGCACGCGGTCGAGGTCGCCCCAAGTCACTTCGCCGTCGCGGATCGGCACGATCCCCGGCGAGTTCTTGCACTGCACGTGGTTGCCCGAGATCGAGGCATACACCGAGCGGATCTCGCAGCCGGCCATCAGCTCGGCCTCTTCGACCGCGCGCTGGATCGACTGCACGGTGGATTCGATGTCCACCACCACGCCGCGCTTGAGGCCGCGCGACTCATGCGAGCCGATGCCGATCACCTCGATCGGATTGCCCGGCGAATACTCGCCGACCAGCGCGACCACCTTGGAGGTGCCGATGTCCAAGCCGACGATCAGCGATTTGTCACCCTTGCGATTCATGTCCTGTCCTGCGTGCTGTGCGCCACATTGGCCGGCGCGGCCGCGGCCGGGGTACCCCAGCTCAGCGTGAAACCATTGGTATAGCGGAGGTCGGCGCGCTCGATCGGCACCTGCTGGTTGGCCAGCTGCGGCAGCACGCGCACGAAGCGCTGCAGGCGCGAGCGCGCGTCGTCGCGGCCGACCACAACTTCGGTGCCGTTGCTCAGCTGCAGCGACCAGCTGCCGCGCGCGTCCATGCTGACCCGGGTCACGTCGACCCCAGCCGGCGCGAACAGCGCGCGCGCGTCGTTGTACAGCGCCACCACTTCCTGGGTCTGGGTGTCCGGACCATCGAGGTCGGGCAGCTTGAGGTCCTGCAGCTTCTGCGGGGTGGCGAACAGCTTGCCCTGCTCGGACAGCAGCCGGTCCTTGCCCCAGCGCGCGAACGGCTTGTGCTCGACCAGGGTGATTTCCAGCACGTCCGGCCACTGCTTGCGGACCTGCGCGCTCTCGACCCAGGGCAGCGTTTCGATCGCGTCCTGGGCGTCCTGCAGCTTGACCGCGAAGAAGCCCGAGCGCGCATACGGCAGCACCACCTGCTGCAGCTGTTCGGCCGGGACCCGCTTGAACTCGCCGTGCACGCGCAGCTTGGCCAACGGCCAGCGTTCGGCACCGACCCAGCCGTTGAGCACCGCCACCACGGGCAGCGCCACCAGCGACAGGGCCAGCAACCAGACGAAGATGCGCAGCGCCGCGTTCATGCGTGGGCGGTCTCCACGGTCTGTTCGAGTACGCGCCAGACCAGCTCTTCAAAGCCGATCCCCGCCTGGCCGGCCGCCTTGGGTACCAGCGAATGGCTGGTCATGCCCGGCGCGGTGTTCACCTCGAGCAGGTAGAAACGGCCGCTGGCGCGGTCGCGCATCACGTCCACGCGGCCCCAGCCGCGGCAACCGGCGGCGCGGAACGCCTCCAATGCGATGCGGCGGATTTCAGCTTCGTCGTCACCGTCCAGGCCCGGGCACAGGTACTGGGTGTCGTCGGCCAGGTACTTGGCGTTGTAGTCGTACCACTGGCCCTTGGGCACGATCCGGATCGACGGCAACGCCTGGTCGCCGAGGATGCCTACGGTGAGTTCGTCGCCGACCACCATCTGCTCCATCAGCAGCTGGCCGTCGTAGCGGGCGGCCAGCGCCACCGCGTCGTCCAGGCCGGCCTCGTCGGTAACCCGGCTGATGCCCACGCTGGAGCCTTCGTTGGCCGGCTTGACCACCACCGGCAGGCCGAGTTCGGCCGCGTGCGCGTGGACGGTTTCGGCCGTGACCTTGCGGTACTGCGGGGTCGGCAGGCCCAGCGACAGCCAGACCTGCTTGGTGCGGATCTTGTCCATGCCCAGCGCGGAGCCGAGCACGTCCGAACCGGTGTAAGGCACGCCGAAGGCTTCCATCAGTCCCTGCACGATGCCGTCCTCGCCGCCACCGTTGTGGCCGTGCAGGATGTTGAAGACGCGGTCGAAGCGCTTTTCCACCAGCGCCAGGGTCAGCGCCGGGATGCCGTCCACGGCGATCGCATTGACGCCGCGCGCGCGCAGCGCCTCGATCACGTTGCGACCGGAATCCAGCGAAACTTCGCGTTCGCTGGAGGTGCCGCCCAGCAGCACGGCGACACGGCCGAACATGGCCGGATCGGTGACGCGCAGCGGCGGGAAGACAGGCGTGTTCATGCGGCAGGACCCTCCCCAAAACCTTCGGTAGCGACGACGTGGGCAACATGGCCGATATCGCCTGCGCCCATCATCAGCAGCAGGTCGCCGTCCTGCAGGACGTCGGGCAGCACGTTCTGCAGCTCGGCCGCGACGCCGACCACGACCGGCTCGCTGCGGCCGCGCGCGCGGATGGCGCGCGCCAGCGAACGCGAGTCGGCACCGGGAATCGGCGCTTCGCCGGCCGGGTAGACCTCGCTCAGGACCAGCGCGTCCACTTCGGACAGCACGGCGGCGAACGCATCGAACTGGTCACGGGTGCGGCTGTAGCGGTGCGGCTGGAAGGCCACGACCAGGCGCTGGTCCGGCCAGCCGCCACGGGCGGCGGCGAACACCGCTGCCAGCTCGCGCGGGTGGTGGCCGTAGTCGTCGATCACGCGCACGCGCGCACCCGACTTCGTGGTGACGATGCCCAGGTCGTTGAAGCGGCGGCCGATGCCGGCGAAGCTTTCCAGCGCGCGCGCGATGGCGTCCGGGGCCACGCCCAGCTGCCAGCCCACCGCAGCAGCGGCCAGGGCGTTGAGCACGTTGTGCGCGCCCGGCAGGGCCAGGGTCACCGGATGGCTGCTGCCTTCCGGCAGGCGCAGGGTGAAGCGCATGCGCGGGCCGTCCTGGACCACGTCTTCGGCGCGCACGTCGGCGTTGCTGCTCATGCCGTAGCTCATCACGTGGCGCGGGGTCTGCGCGGCCAGCGCGGCCACTTCCGGGTCGTCGATGCACAGCACGGCCAGGCCGTAGAACGGCAGGCGCTGCAGGAATTCGGCGAAGGCGGCCTGCACGCGGCCGAAGTCGTTGCCGTAGTTTTCCAGGTGGTCGGCGTCGATGTTCGTGATGATCGAGACCAGCGGGTTCAGGCGCAGGAAGCTGCCGTCGCTTTCGTCGGCCTCGGCCACCAGCCACTGGCCACCGCCGAGCTTGGCGTTGGCACCGGCCGCCAGCAGCTGGCCGCCGATCACGAAGGTCGGGTCCAGCCCGCCTTCGC is a genomic window of Stenotrophomonas bentonitica containing:
- the murC gene encoding UDP-N-acetylmuramate--L-alanine ligase; translation: MIRRLHDTNDLVRAFPRVHFVGIGGTGMSGIAEVMLTLGYEVSGSDNADNAATRRLASLGARVMRGHSAANVLGTDCVVVSSAIREDNPELMEARSQRIPIMQRAAMLAELMRFRRGIAVAGTHGKTTTTSLTAAVLSEGGLDPTFVIGGQLLAAGANAKLGGGQWLVAEADESDGSFLRLNPLVSIITNIDADHLENYGNDFGRVQAAFAEFLQRLPFYGLAVLCIDDPEVAALAAQTPRHVMSYGMSSNADVRAEDVVQDGPRMRFTLRLPEGSSHPVTLALPGAHNVLNALAAAAVGWQLGVAPDAIARALESFAGIGRRFNDLGIVTTKSGARVRVIDDYGHHPRELAAVFAAARGGWPDQRLVVAFQPHRYSRTRDQFDAFAAVLSEVDALVLSEVYPAGEAPIPGADSRSLARAIRARGRSEPVVVGVAAELQNVLPDVLQDGDLLLMMGAGDIGHVAHVVATEGFGEGPAA